In Callospermophilus lateralis isolate mCalLat2 chromosome 19, mCalLat2.hap1, whole genome shotgun sequence, the following are encoded in one genomic region:
- the Asphd1 gene encoding aspartate beta-hydroxylase domain-containing protein 1 → MWKGNCPAGDQEAAIEGPGGELGGPGNWGLEDAPGLLARASLPVMLPWPLPLASSALTLLLGALTSLFLWYCYRLGSQDIQALGAGSQAGGVSGGPRGCPEVGRPGPRSPGEPGEGPRAEGLVSRRLRAYARRYSWAGMGRVRRAAQGGPGPGGGPGILGIQRPGLFFLPDLPSAPFVPRDAQRHDVELLESSFPAILRDFGAVSWDFSGTTPLPRGWSPPLAPGCYQLLLYQAGRCQPSNCRRCPGAYRALRGLRSFMSANTFGNAGFSVLLPGARLEGRCGPTNARVRCHLGVKIPSGCELVVGGEPQCWAEGHCLLVDDSFLYTVAHNGSPEDGPRVVFIVDLWHPNVAGAERQALDFVFAPDP, encoded by the exons ATGTGGAAGGGAAACTGCCCAGCGGGCGACCAGGAAGCAGCCATTGAGGGGCCAGGTGGAGAGCTGGGGGGACCAGGAAACTGGGGTCTGGAAGATGCCCCAGGCCTCTTGGCCAGGGCCTCCCTGCCTGTTATGCTTCCATGGCCTCTGCCCCTGGCCTCCTCAGCCCTTACCTTGCTCCTCGGAGCCCTCACTTCCCTGTTCCTCTGGTACTGCTACCGGCTGGGTTCCCAAGACATACAGGCCCTGGGGGCTGGGAGCCAGGCTGGAGGTGTTAGTGGTGGGCCTAGGGGATGCCCTGAGGTTGGCAGACCAGGCCCAAGGAGCCCTGGGGAGCCTGGAGAAGGACCCAGAGCAGAAGGCCTAGTGAGCCGTCGACTTCGGGCCTATGCCAGGCGCTACTCATGGGCTGGCATGGGTAGGGTGAGGCGGGCAGCTCAGGGTGGCCCAGGCCCCGGAGGAGGGCCAGGTATCCTGGGCATTCAGCGCCCAGGCCTGTTTTTTCTACCAGACCTGCCTTCAGCCCCCTTTGTGCCACGGGATGCCCAACGGCATGATGTGGAACTCTTAGAAAGCAGCTTCCCTGCCATTTTGCGGGACTTTGGGGCTGTGAGCTGGGACTTCTCAGGGACTACCCCTCTGCCTCGGGGCTGGTCCCCACCCCTAGCCCCTGGGTGCTACCAGCTCCTGCTGTACCAAGCAGGCCGGTGCCAACCCAGCAACTGCCGACGGTGCCCGGGAGCCTATAGGGCACTGAGAGGGCTGCGGAGCTTTATGAGTGCCAACACCTTCGGCAATGCTGGCTTTTCTGTCCTTCTACCTGGGGCCCGGCTGGAGGGCCGTTGTGGGCCCACCAATGCTCGGGTTAGATGCCATCTGG GTGTGAAGATCCCCTCTGGCTGTGAGCTGGTGGTTGGGGGTGAGCCCCAGTGCTGGGCTGAGGGGCACTGCCTCCTGGTGGATGACTCCTTCCTGTACACAGTGGCTCATAATG GTTCCCCTGAAGATGGGCCTAGAGTAGTCTTCATTGTGGACCTCTGGCACCCCAATGTGGCTGGGGCTGAACGTCAGGCCCTCGACTTTGTCTTCGCACCAGACCCTTGA
- the Sez6l2 gene encoding seizure 6-like protein 2, with protein sequence MGTPKAQHPPPPQLLFLILLSCPWIQGLPLKEEEALPEPGSETPTVASEALAELIHGALLRRGPEMGYLPGSDPDPTLATPPAGQTLAAPFLPRATEPGTGPLTTAVTPKGVRGAGPTAPELLTPPPGTTAPPPPGPASPVPPLGPEGGEEETTTTIITTTTVTTTVTSPVLCNNNISEGEGYVESPDLGSTASRTLGLLDCTYSIHVYPGYGIEIQVQTLNLSQEEELLVLAGGGSPGLAPRLLANSSMLGEGQVLRSPTNRLLLHFQSPRVPRGGGFRIHYQAYLLSCGFPPRPAHGDVSVTDLHPGGTATFHCDSGYQLQGEETLICLNGTRPAWNGEPPSCMASCGGTIHNATLGRIVSPEPGGAAGPNLTCRWVIEAAEGRRLHLHFERVSLDEDNDRLMVRSGGSPLSPVIYDSDMDDVPERGLISDAQSLYVELLSETPANPLLLSLRFEAFEEDRCFAPFLAHGNVTTTDPEYRPGALATFSCLPGYALEPPGPPNAIECVDPTEPHWNDTEPACKAMCGGELSEPAGVVLSPDWPQSYSPGQDCVWGMHVQEEKRILLQVEILNVREGDMLTLFDGDGPSARVLAQLRGPQPRRRLLSSGPDLTLQFQAPPGPPNPGLGQGFVLHFKEVPRNDTCPELPPPEWGWRTASHGDLIRGTVLTYQCEPGYELLGSDILTCQWDLSWSAAPPACQKIMTCADPGEITNGHRTASDAGFPVGSHVQYRCLPGYSLEGAAVLTCYSRDTGTPKWSDRVPKCALKYEPCLNPGVPENGYQTLYKHHYQAGESLRFFCYEGFELIGEVTITCVPGHPSQWTSQPPLCKVAYEELLDNRKLEVTQTTDPSRQLEGGNLALAILLPLGLVIVLGSGVYIYYTKLQGKSLFGFSGSHSYSPITVESDFSNPLYEAGDTREYEVSI encoded by the exons ATGGGGACTCCCAAGGCCCAGCACCCaccgcctccccagctgctgttcCTAATTCTGCTGAGCTGTCCCTGGATTCAGG GTCTGCCCCTGAAGGAGGAGGAGGCGCTGCCAGAGCCTGGAAGTGAGACCCCCACAGTGGCCTCTGAGGCCCTGGCTGAGCTGATCCATGGGGCCCTGCTGAGAAGGGGCCCAGAAATGGGCTATTTGCCGG GATCTGATCCAGACCCCACACTAGCCACCCCTCCAGCCGGCCAGACACTTGCAGCACCCTTTCTGCCACGGGCCACAGAGCCGGGGACAGGGCCTCTGACAACAGCTGTAACCCCTAAGGGGGTCAGGGGGGCAGGCCCCACTGCGCCGGAGCTACTGACCCCGCCCCCAGGAACTACGGCCCCACCCCCTCCCGGCCCCGCCTCCCCAGTCCCGCCCCTCGGgccggagggaggagaggaggagaccaccactaCCATCATCACCACGACAACTGTTACCACTACAGTCACCAGCCCAG TTCTGTGTAATAACAACATCTCCGAGGGTGAAGGGTACGTGGAGTCTCCAGATTTGGGGAGCACTGCCAGCCGCACCTTGGGGCTCCTAGACTGCACATACAGCATCCATGTCTACCCTGGCTACGGAATTGAAATCCAG GTGCAGACACTGAACCTGTCTCAGGAGGAGGAACTCCTGGTGCTGGCTGGTGGGGGGTCCCCAGGACTGGCCCCCCGACTCCTTGCTAACTCCTCCATGCTGGGAGAAGGACAGGTTCTTCGAAGCCCAACCAATCGACTGCTCCTGCACTTCCAGAGTCCACGGGTCCCAAGGGGTGGTGGCTTCAGAATCCACTATCAGG CCTACCTCCTGAGCTGTGGCTTCCCTCCCCGGCCGGCCCATGGGGATGTCAGTGTGACAGATCTACACCCTGGTGGCACTGCCACCTTCCACTGTGATTCCGGCTACCAGCTACAGGGTGAGGAGACTCTCATCTGCCTCAATGGCACCAGGCCAGCCTGGAATGGAGAGCCCCCTAGCTGCATGG CATCCTGTGGTGGCACCATCCACAATGCTACACTGGGCCGCATCGTGTCTCCTGAGCCTGGGGGAGCCGCAGGGCCTAACCTCACCTGCCGTTGGGTCATTGAAGCAGCTGAGGGACGCCGGCTGCACTTGCACTTTGAGAGGGTCTCGCTGGATGAGGACAATGACCG GCTGATGGTGCGCTCTGGGGGCAGTCCCCTATCTCCTGTGATCTATGACTCTGACATGGATGATGTCCCAGAACGTGGTCTCATCAGTGACGCCCAGTCCCTCTATGTGGAGCTGCTCTCAGAGACGCCTGCTAATCCCCTGCTGCTCAGCCTCCGATTTGAAG CCTTTGAAGAGGATCGCTGCTTCGCCCCTTTCCTGGCACATGGCAATGTTACTACCACAGACCCTGAGTACCGCCCAGGGGCACTGGCCACCTTCTCATGCCTCCCAGGATATGCTCTGGAGCCCCCAGGCCCACCCAATGCCATCGAATGTGTGGACCCCACAGAACCTCACTGGAATGACACAGAGCCAGCCTGCAAGG CCATGTGTGGAGGGGAGCTGTCAGAGCCAGCTGGTGTGGTCCTCTCTCCCGACTGGCCCCAGAGCTACAGCCCCGGCCAAGACTGCGTGTGGGGCATGCACGTCCAGGAAGAGAAGCGCATCTTGCTCCAAGTTGAGAT CTTGAATGTGCGTGAAGGGGACATGTTGACACTTTTCGATGGGGATGGTCCCAGTGCCCGTGTCCTGGCTCAGTTGCGGGGACCTCAACCACGTCGTCGCCTCCTCTCCTCTGGGCCCGACCTCACACTCCAATTCCAGGCACCTCCTGGGCCCCCAAATCCGGGCCTGGGCCAGGGCTTTGTATTACACTTCAAAG AGGTCCCGAGGAACGACACTTGCCCTGAGCTGCCGCCTCCCGAGTGGGGCTGGAGGACAGCATCCCACGGGGACCTGATTCGAGGCACGGTGCTCACTTACCAGTGTGAGCCTGGCTACGAGCTGCTGGGCTCTGACATTCTCACCTGTCAGTGGGACCTGTCCTGGAGCGCTGCTCCACCTGCCTGCCAAAAGA TCATGACTTGTGCTGACCCTGGTGAGATCACCAACGGGCACCGGACGGCCTCAGACGCTGGCTTCCCTGTTGGCTCCCATGTCCAGTACCGCTGTCTGCCAGGGTACAGCCTGGAGGGGGCAGCCGTGCTTACCTGCTATAGCCGAGACACAGGCACACCCAAGTGGAGCGACCGGGTCCCCAAGTGTGCCT TGAAGTACGAGCCGTGCCTGAACCCTGGCGTTCCAGAGAATGGCTACCAGACCTTGTACAAGCATCACTACCAGGCTGGCGAGTCTCTGCGCTTCTTCTGCTATGAAGGCTTTGAGCTCATCGGCGAGGTCACCATCACCTGTGTGCCGGGCCACCCCTCACAGTGGACCAGCCAGCCCCCGCTCTGCAAAG TGGCCTATGAGGAGCTCCTGGACAACCGAAAACTGGAAG TGACCCAGACTACAGATCCATCACGGCAGCTGGAGGGTGGGAACCTCGCCTTGGCCATCCTGCTACCCCTCGGCTTGGTCATTGTCCTTGGCAGTGGCGTTTACATATACTACACCaa GCTCCAGGGAAAATCCCTGTTTGGTTTCTCAGGCTCCCACTCCTACAGCCCCATCACGGTGGAGTCAGACTTCAGCAACCCGCTGTATGAAGCTGGG GATACACGGGAGTATGAAGTTTCCATCTGA